One genomic window of Elaeis guineensis isolate ETL-2024a chromosome 2, EG11, whole genome shotgun sequence includes the following:
- the LOC140855259 gene encoding uncharacterized protein: protein MATHVGTSLAEGQSTNRPPLFNGSNYTYWKARMKIFIQVLDYDMWSIIVNGPHTPTKIIDGEESTKSEKEWDEVDKKMAQLNAKAMNVLYYALDANKFNRISTCSSAKEIWDRLEVTHEGTNQVKESKINMLVHKYELFKMEHDESITVMFTRFTDIINGLKSLGKSYTNSELVRKILRSLPRTWEAKVTAIQEAKDLNTLPLEELLGSLMTHELSMKQHQEEEVKKKRTIALKSTAPPDEETDDTEDEEQDEEMALITRRFKKFLRKRKQGMRKRPFTKGEQSVSSIPRRKQKMIS, encoded by the exons atggcaacccacgtcggtacttctctagccgaggggcaatccaccaaccgacctccacttttcaatgggtctaattacacctattggaaagctcggatgaaaatattcattcaagtactcgactatgatatgtggagtatcatagtgaacggtcctcacacacccactaaaattatagatggtgaggaatcaaccaaatccgagaaagaatgggatgaggttgataagaagatggcccaattaaatgctaaagcaatgaatgtactttattatgctcttgatgcaaacaaatttaatcgcatttctacttgttcatctgctaaagaaatatgggataggttagaagtaacccatgagggaaccaatcaagtaaaagagtctaaaataaacatgcttgtgcataaatatgaattgtttaaaatggagcatgatgagtccataactgtaatgtttactcgttttactgatatcattaatggtttaaagagtcttggtaagtcctatactaatagtgagcttgtaagaaagattctcaggtccttgccaagaacttgggaagccaaagtgactgccatccaagaagccaaggacttaaacactctacctctagaagagcttcttggatctttgatgactcatgagctaagcatgaagcaacatcaagaggaagaagtcaaaaagaaaagaaccattgccctcaaatccacagctcctcctgatgaagaaactgatgacactgaagatgaagaacaggatgaagagatggctctcatcacccgaagattcaagaaatttttgagaaagaggaaacaggggatgagaaagaggccattcacaaaaggagaacaaa gtgtgtctagcatcccaaggaggaaacagaaaatgatatcttga